The Agromyces mariniharenae genome includes a window with the following:
- a CDS encoding ABC transporter ATP-binding protein — protein MAVREFAERGADLELVGIQKRFPGFTAIEELDLVIPAGSFFALLGPSGCGKTTTLRLVAGLEEPTRGRILIGGKDVTDTKSHERPVNTVFQSYALFPHMTIIENVAFGLKRRRMSDPMGKAHEALKLVELDHLAQRRPQQLSGGQQQRVALARAIVNRPALLLLDEPLGALDLKLRRQMQLELKTIQEEVGLTFLHVTHDQEEAMTMADTVAVMNKGAIEQMGAPEELYDLPRTAFVANFLGQSNLFTGEVVGTTADAITVEAAGTRIVVPAARSQKHQGEVTVGVRPEKVVLHTEAPTETAGRNLLGPGRVIDVSFSGVSTQYLVDLGALGTLLVFAQNVGFAPVAGLGTEVWLSWDLTHGFGLADELAETGRFPADDSTTSIAVQRREALVSELEEH, from the coding sequence ATGGCAGTACGCGAATTCGCCGAGCGGGGCGCCGACCTCGAGCTCGTCGGCATCCAGAAGCGGTTCCCCGGGTTCACGGCGATCGAGGAGCTCGATCTCGTGATCCCGGCCGGCTCGTTCTTCGCCCTGCTCGGCCCCTCGGGCTGCGGCAAGACGACCACCCTCCGGCTCGTCGCCGGGCTCGAGGAGCCGACCCGCGGCCGCATCCTCATCGGCGGCAAGGACGTCACCGACACGAAGTCGCACGAGCGTCCGGTCAACACGGTGTTCCAGAGCTACGCGCTGTTCCCGCACATGACGATCATCGAGAACGTCGCGTTCGGGCTGAAGCGTCGGCGCATGTCCGACCCGATGGGCAAGGCGCATGAGGCCCTGAAGCTCGTCGAGCTCGACCACCTCGCGCAGCGCCGGCCGCAGCAGCTCTCGGGCGGCCAGCAGCAGCGCGTCGCCCTCGCCCGCGCGATCGTGAACCGCCCGGCGCTCCTCCTCCTCGACGAGCCGCTCGGCGCGCTCGACCTGAAGCTCCGCCGCCAGATGCAGCTCGAGCTGAAGACGATCCAGGAGGAGGTCGGACTCACCTTCCTCCACGTGACGCACGACCAGGAGGAGGCCATGACCATGGCCGACACCGTCGCGGTCATGAACAAGGGCGCCATCGAGCAGATGGGCGCGCCCGAGGAGCTGTACGACCTGCCCCGCACCGCGTTCGTCGCGAACTTCCTCGGTCAGTCCAACCTCTTCACCGGCGAGGTCGTCGGCACGACCGCCGACGCGATCACGGTCGAGGCCGCGGGCACGCGCATCGTCGTGCCGGCCGCGCGCTCGCAGAAGCACCAGGGCGAGGTCACGGTCGGCGTGCGGCCCGAGAAGGTCGTGCTCCACACCGAGGCGCCCACCGAGACCGCGGGGCGCAACCTGCTCGGGCCGGGTCGCGTCATCGACGTGTCCTTCTCGGGCGTGAGCACCCAGTACCTCGTCGACCTCGGCGCGCTCGGCACGCTCCTCGTCTTCGCGCAGAACGTCGGCTTCGCACCGGTCGCCGGGCTCGGCACCGAGGTGTGGCTGAGCTGGGACCTGACGCACGGCTTCGGACTCGCCGACGAGCTGGCCGAGACCGGACGCTTCCCCGCCGACGACTCGACCACCTCGATCGCCGTGCAGCGACGCGAGGCTCTCGTCTCGGAGCTCGAGGAGCACTGA
- a CDS encoding ABC transporter substrate-binding protein → MIRSLIAQARRAQLNRRTLLAGAGAGVSALALAACANTGGGSAKPSAAADTSETDKTLNWANWAAYIDEDDDGNYPTLVAFTEETGIEVNYEVAVDDNNTYYGKVKDQLALGQDIGADTVCLTDWMVGRWIRFGYTQELDHANIPNLANLTPALQDPDFDPGRKFSVPWQGGFAGICWNKEAIPGGLESVEDLWNAELKGRVGVLSEMRDTIGLLMLQNGVDIAGDWGDAEFEAANEILREQVESGQVRNIKGNSYLEDLKSEDTLAAICWSGDITVINAEAGDKWEFAIPTAGGTLWNDNFLVPIGSPRKTNAETLINYYYEPEVAAEVAAWVNYITPVVGAKEAAIAIDPALAENQLIFPDEDTLSQAHIFRTLTPAEEQKYQAAFQSILLGS, encoded by the coding sequence ATGATCCGCTCCCTGATCGCCCAGGCGCGACGGGCGCAGCTCAACCGTCGCACGCTCCTCGCCGGCGCTGGAGCCGGCGTGTCCGCGCTCGCGCTCGCCGCCTGTGCCAACACGGGCGGCGGCTCGGCGAAGCCCTCTGCGGCCGCCGACACGTCGGAGACCGACAAGACCCTGAACTGGGCGAACTGGGCGGCCTACATCGACGAGGACGACGACGGCAACTACCCGACGCTCGTGGCGTTCACCGAGGAGACCGGCATCGAGGTCAACTACGAGGTCGCCGTCGACGACAACAACACGTACTACGGCAAGGTGAAGGACCAGCTGGCCCTCGGCCAGGACATCGGCGCCGACACCGTCTGCCTCACCGACTGGATGGTCGGCCGCTGGATCCGCTTCGGCTACACGCAGGAGCTCGACCACGCCAACATCCCGAACCTCGCCAACCTCACGCCCGCGCTGCAGGACCCCGACTTCGACCCGGGCCGCAAGTTCTCGGTGCCGTGGCAGGGCGGCTTCGCCGGCATCTGCTGGAACAAGGAGGCGATCCCGGGCGGCCTCGAGTCCGTCGAAGACCTGTGGAACGCCGAGCTCAAGGGCCGCGTGGGCGTGCTCTCCGAGATGCGCGACACGATCGGCCTGCTCATGCTGCAGAACGGCGTCGACATCGCGGGCGACTGGGGCGACGCCGAGTTCGAGGCGGCGAACGAGATCCTCCGCGAGCAGGTCGAGTCGGGCCAGGTCCGCAACATCAAGGGCAACTCGTACCTCGAGGACCTGAAGAGCGAGGACACCCTGGCCGCCATCTGCTGGTCGGGCGACATCACGGTCATCAACGCCGAGGCCGGCGACAAGTGGGAGTTCGCGATCCCCACGGCGGGCGGCACGCTCTGGAACGACAACTTCCTCGTGCCGATCGGGTCGCCGCGCAAGACCAACGCCGAGACGCTCATCAACTACTACTACGAGCCCGAGGTCGCCGCCGAGGTCGCCGCGTGGGTGAACTACATCACGCCGGTCGTCGGCGCGAAGGAGGCCGCGATCGCGATCGACCCCGCGCTCGCCGAGAACCAGCTGATCTTCCCCGACGAGGACACGCTGTCGCAGGCCCACATCTTCCGCACGCTCACCCCGGCGGAGGAGCAGAAGTACCAGGCGGCGTTCCAGAGCATCCTGCTCGGTTCCTGA
- a CDS encoding FtsK/SpoIIIE domain-containing protein gives MDRPPPEHAPPGDPQLALPPRAPDPVAPGFPWLAAIAPLAGAAVLWAVTGSALSLAFAALGPLVAVASVVDARRQGRRARRRGAAERAALLAELRSAVADRHAGERAARWRRVTSAREIVDGARPLDWRAGPPGRVVLGHGTVASGVRVDGVPADDHDRALLRAAGALDDAPVVASLAGGIGVVGIEPVADALARALVVQVTHGGRPDEVGIAVPAGEAWGWSTPLPHRSGPTALRVVGRSERDATTTPSAPTDADGVATIAVADAAEHLPPGLETLVRVEDHRRAVIERRGEAAGPTRIVPDLVGAVEASEWADRVRAMAERERWGPESGVPARIAFDALEQPASDDGSRTTLRAVVGQSALGPLALDLVEHGPHAIVAGTTGSGKSEFLVAWLAALATCHPPDRVSFLLVDFKGGAAFEPLRGLPHVTGIVTDLDEAEAERAVLSLRAELRHREAVLLAEGERDLAALPDRVVLPRLVLVVDEYQAMIDRFPDLGPVVADVAARGRSLGVHLVLASQRPNGVVREQVSANCAIRVSLRVRQRADSVAVVGTDAAAAIRPDTPGRGVVDAGDGCPVVFQSAMVDPGTLERLRRSTSDMAAARRPWVDPLPARVAQSALIRLVRAATPARDAEETERGPALDFGILDDPERQRHVPATWTPESDGHLLILGEPGSGRSTALAALAEAATAIRVDVRRLVRPASARWDTLRALVEDDRRTTTSCLLLVDDLDVAFRDWPDDHRIAAVGMLERLLREGRERGLGIAASAGSTHRLPAGLRESFGSTVLLRHPTRTDLAQAGGSAALWRSGDPPGSGQWRERRLQVVDVPSLPSDPGAEARPLRVGTAAVTAVVSMRPRADAATLRGLGHEPVLLEPGLDAVARAAIAAGGGAGHPLVIVGDADAWTANWTLTALVREEAAIVVHGGSREFRVFAAGSALPPLLDDPVAQCWLAPPGGEPMRCAWPVHVDN, from the coding sequence GTGGACCGACCTCCGCCCGAGCACGCCCCGCCCGGCGACCCGCAGCTCGCGCTCCCGCCCCGGGCGCCCGACCCCGTCGCGCCCGGCTTCCCGTGGCTCGCGGCGATCGCCCCGCTCGCCGGCGCGGCGGTGCTCTGGGCGGTGACGGGGTCGGCGCTCTCGCTCGCGTTCGCGGCGCTCGGTCCGCTCGTGGCCGTCGCGTCGGTCGTCGACGCGCGACGCCAGGGGCGCCGGGCACGTCGTCGAGGCGCGGCGGAGCGGGCGGCGTTGCTGGCCGAGCTCCGGTCCGCGGTCGCCGACCGGCATGCCGGCGAGCGCGCCGCGCGATGGCGCCGCGTCACCTCGGCGCGGGAGATCGTCGACGGCGCCCGCCCCCTCGACTGGCGTGCCGGGCCGCCGGGCAGGGTCGTGCTCGGGCACGGCACGGTCGCGAGCGGCGTGAGGGTCGACGGCGTCCCCGCCGACGACCATGATCGTGCGCTGCTCCGCGCCGCCGGAGCGCTCGACGACGCACCCGTCGTGGCCTCGCTCGCCGGCGGCATCGGCGTCGTCGGGATCGAGCCCGTCGCCGACGCGCTCGCGCGAGCCCTCGTGGTCCAGGTCACGCACGGCGGCCGCCCCGACGAGGTCGGCATCGCCGTGCCGGCGGGCGAGGCATGGGGGTGGTCGACACCGCTGCCGCATCGGAGCGGCCCGACCGCGCTGCGCGTCGTCGGGCGATCCGAACGCGATGCGACGACGACCCCTTCCGCGCCGACCGACGCCGATGGCGTCGCGACCATCGCAGTGGCCGACGCGGCCGAGCACCTGCCTCCCGGCCTCGAGACGCTGGTCCGGGTCGAGGATCACCGGCGCGCGGTCATCGAGCGCCGCGGGGAGGCCGCGGGCCCCACGCGCATCGTGCCCGACCTCGTCGGCGCCGTCGAGGCATCCGAGTGGGCCGATCGCGTGCGGGCGATGGCCGAGCGCGAGCGGTGGGGACCGGAGTCGGGCGTGCCCGCACGCATCGCATTCGACGCCCTCGAGCAACCGGCGTCCGACGACGGATCCAGGACCACGCTGCGGGCGGTCGTCGGCCAGTCCGCCCTCGGACCGCTCGCCCTCGACCTGGTCGAGCACGGGCCGCACGCGATCGTCGCCGGCACGACCGGAAGCGGCAAGAGCGAGTTCCTCGTCGCGTGGCTCGCGGCGCTCGCCACGTGCCATCCACCCGACCGGGTGTCCTTCCTGCTCGTCGACTTCAAGGGCGGCGCGGCGTTCGAGCCGTTGCGCGGGCTGCCGCACGTCACGGGCATCGTCACCGACCTCGACGAGGCCGAGGCGGAGCGCGCCGTCCTGAGCCTGCGCGCCGAGCTGCGGCACCGCGAGGCCGTGCTGCTCGCCGAGGGTGAGCGCGACCTCGCTGCGCTCCCCGACCGGGTCGTGCTGCCGCGCCTCGTGCTCGTGGTCGACGAGTACCAGGCGATGATCGACCGGTTCCCCGACCTCGGGCCGGTCGTCGCCGACGTCGCCGCGCGCGGCAGGTCGTTGGGCGTGCACCTCGTGCTCGCGTCGCAGCGCCCGAACGGCGTCGTGCGCGAGCAGGTGTCGGCGAACTGCGCCATCCGGGTGTCGCTGCGCGTGCGCCAGCGGGCAGACAGCGTCGCGGTCGTCGGCACCGACGCGGCGGCGGCCATCCGGCCCGACACGCCGGGCCGCGGGGTGGTCGACGCGGGCGACGGATGCCCCGTGGTGTTCCAGTCCGCCATGGTCGACCCGGGCACGCTCGAACGGCTGCGGCGGTCGACGTCGGACATGGCCGCCGCGCGCCGCCCGTGGGTGGACCCCCTGCCAGCGCGTGTCGCGCAGAGCGCACTCATCCGACTCGTGCGCGCCGCGACCCCGGCGCGAGATGCCGAGGAGACGGAGCGGGGCCCGGCGCTCGATTTCGGCATCCTCGACGACCCCGAGCGCCAGCGGCACGTCCCGGCGACCTGGACGCCCGAGTCCGACGGGCACCTGCTCATCCTCGGCGAACCGGGCAGCGGCCGGTCGACGGCGCTGGCGGCGCTCGCCGAAGCGGCGACGGCGATCCGGGTCGACGTCCGTCGTCTCGTTCGACCGGCGAGCGCGCGGTGGGACACCCTGCGCGCGCTCGTCGAGGATGATCGCCGCACCACGACGTCGTGCCTCCTGCTCGTCGACGACCTGGACGTCGCGTTCCGGGACTGGCCCGACGACCACCGCATCGCGGCCGTCGGCATGCTCGAGCGGCTGCTGCGCGAGGGGCGCGAGCGAGGGCTCGGGATCGCGGCGTCGGCGGGCTCGACGCACCGCCTCCCGGCCGGCCTGCGCGAGTCGTTCGGCTCGACCGTGCTGTTGCGGCATCCGACGCGGACCGACCTCGCACAGGCGGGCGGATCTGCTGCGCTCTGGCGTTCCGGCGACCCGCCGGGCTCCGGCCAGTGGCGCGAGCGGCGGCTGCAGGTGGTCGACGTCCCGTCCCTTCCGTCCGACCCGGGCGCCGAGGCACGGCCCCTGCGCGTCGGCACGGCCGCGGTCACCGCGGTCGTGAGCATGCGTCCGCGGGCGGATGCCGCGACGCTCCGGGGACTCGGTCACGAGCCCGTGCTCCTCGAGCCGGGTCTCGACGCCGTCGCGCGTGCCGCGATCGCCGCAGGCGGGGGAGCGGGGCATCCGCTCGTCATCGTGGGCGACGCCGACGCGTGGACGGCGAACTGGACGCTCACCGCGCTCGTGCGCGAGGAGGCCGCGATCGTGGTGCACGGCGGATCGCGCGAGTTCCGCGTGTTCGCGGCCGGTTCGGCGCTGCCGCCGCTGCTCGACGACCCCGTCGCGCAGTGCTGGCTGGCACCGCCCGGTGGGGAACCGATGAGATGCGCGTGGCCTGTCCACGTGGACAACTGA
- a CDS encoding zinc-ribbon domain-containing protein, protein MTCRICGADLPEGAMFCGECGSSTSATPESRRRPDPRPGDTTAIERPARRNSGVVSIPVHGFRAVGDDDARAEAGVARVLDEAAASASAYAGDERADAAIARVLDAAASSALAAPGATAPSTDAAPSARSGSRFVLAFSTGETRTVFGTGLIGRRPLPQPGEAFDHLVQIADRTLSVSKTHLEFGEHEGELWIADRFSGNGTIVRRPDDGALRCEPGRRYLVPRGSLVELAEQSFTVA, encoded by the coding sequence GTGACGTGTCGGATCTGCGGTGCGGACCTCCCCGAGGGGGCGATGTTCTGCGGCGAGTGCGGCAGCTCCACGAGCGCGACGCCCGAATCACGCCGCCGACCCGATCCGCGACCGGGCGACACGACCGCCATCGAGCGCCCGGCGCGCCGCAACAGCGGCGTCGTCAGCATCCCGGTGCACGGCTTCCGCGCCGTCGGCGACGACGATGCGCGGGCGGAGGCGGGCGTCGCCCGGGTGCTCGACGAGGCGGCGGCGTCCGCGAGCGCCTACGCGGGTGACGAGCGAGCGGATGCCGCCATCGCGCGCGTGCTCGACGCTGCCGCGTCGTCGGCGCTCGCGGCGCCCGGGGCGACGGCCCCGTCTACGGACGCGGCGCCGTCGGCGCGCTCCGGGTCGCGATTCGTGCTCGCGTTCAGCACCGGCGAGACCCGCACGGTGTTCGGCACGGGCCTCATCGGACGCAGGCCGCTGCCGCAGCCCGGGGAGGCGTTCGACCACCTGGTGCAGATCGCCGACCGCACGCTCTCGGTGTCGAAGACGCACCTCGAGTTCGGCGAGCACGAGGGCGAGCTCTGGATCGCGGACCGCTTCTCGGGCAACGGCACCATCGTGCGGCGCCCCGACGACGGCGCGCTGCGCTGCGAGCCCGGGCGACGGTACCTCGTCCCGCGCGGGAGCCTCGTGGAGCTGGCCGAGCAGTCGTTCACCGTCGCCTGA
- a CDS encoding transglutaminaseTgpA domain-containing protein gives MSAQQRSAAPEGVWSTAISMALVAAMLVAAMIPWWPIYESTAFVVAATVAIVAGSGIGLAGARFHWPAWAVVVAVFGAYVTLGVPAAVPGSAIAGVIVTPHGLVELLAGAALSWKQLVTIAVPVGSYQALLVPAFLLALVTATTAVTIALRSRRPAAAVIPPALLLLAGIALGVVHATLAVETGLAFLVTSIAWLVRVAIARRRAITTGRPVEAALADARRVLGASALVAVALVGATAAAVALPSPPRSVVRAELQPPFEPREHESPLAGFRTAFEPDTTDDEMLEVTGLPPGAGLRIATLDTYDGIVYNVGGNDGTGESGRFTRVPYRLDQGDVDGTSTHLEVLVLGYDDVWVPGVGQLERITFGGDRAPVLADGFFYNDVTGTGAVQTGLSAGDRYTADSITPLRPESLESLQPGTSVLPASPAMPDELGPLLDEWAPASGTPGQRLQGMISGLKATGFVSHGTEDEEFSRSGHSLDRIIELAEERPMLGDGEQYAVAAALMAREIGFPARTVVGYLSDPEEPQVGAGEAVVFERDDLQAWIEVQTAEGEWVPIDPNPTPREIPEREPDQPTVVSRPQSALPPPAERTPVDDLDPDPDLTLDQPDQGIEPWVEALLAALAVAGFVLLGLAVLVSPFLAIIVAKLRRRRLRRRAPTPVERIEGGWQEFADSAADYGYPIRQNATRAEQAATVGGLGPLVLASVVDRAVYAPDGPADGDDERVWDTVDELQERLGAPRTRRDRLRAAISLNSLAGYAVTRRGARP, from the coding sequence ATGAGCGCGCAGCAGCGGTCTGCGGCGCCCGAGGGCGTGTGGTCCACCGCGATCTCGATGGCCCTCGTGGCCGCGATGCTCGTGGCGGCGATGATCCCGTGGTGGCCGATCTACGAGAGCACCGCGTTCGTCGTGGCCGCGACGGTCGCCATCGTCGCGGGCTCGGGCATCGGGCTCGCGGGCGCGCGGTTCCACTGGCCGGCCTGGGCCGTCGTCGTCGCCGTCTTCGGCGCCTACGTCACCCTCGGCGTCCCCGCCGCGGTGCCCGGGAGCGCCATCGCGGGCGTCATCGTCACGCCGCACGGGCTGGTCGAGCTGCTGGCCGGGGCCGCGCTGTCGTGGAAGCAGCTCGTGACGATCGCCGTGCCCGTCGGCTCCTACCAGGCCCTGCTCGTGCCGGCCTTCCTCCTCGCGCTCGTCACCGCCACGACCGCCGTCACGATCGCCCTCCGCAGCCGGCGGCCGGCTGCGGCCGTCATCCCGCCGGCGCTGCTGCTCCTGGCTGGTATCGCGCTCGGGGTCGTGCACGCGACCCTCGCCGTCGAGACCGGCCTCGCCTTCCTCGTCACCTCGATCGCGTGGCTCGTGCGCGTCGCCATCGCCCGACGGCGCGCGATCACCACCGGACGGCCGGTCGAGGCCGCCCTCGCCGACGCCCGACGCGTGCTCGGGGCATCCGCCCTCGTGGCCGTCGCGCTCGTCGGTGCCACCGCGGCCGCCGTCGCCCTGCCGTCGCCGCCCCGCAGCGTCGTGCGCGCCGAGCTGCAGCCGCCGTTCGAGCCGCGCGAGCACGAGAGCCCGCTCGCCGGATTCCGCACGGCGTTCGAGCCCGACACGACCGACGACGAGATGCTCGAGGTCACCGGGCTGCCTCCGGGCGCGGGACTGCGGATCGCGACGCTCGACACCTACGACGGCATCGTCTACAACGTGGGCGGCAACGACGGCACGGGGGAGTCCGGCCGGTTCACGCGCGTCCCGTACCGGCTCGACCAGGGCGACGTCGACGGCACGTCCACGCACCTCGAGGTGCTCGTGCTCGGCTACGACGACGTCTGGGTGCCCGGCGTTGGCCAGCTCGAGCGCATCACGTTCGGCGGCGACCGCGCACCGGTGCTCGCCGACGGGTTCTTCTACAACGACGTGACGGGCACGGGCGCCGTGCAGACCGGGCTCAGCGCGGGCGATCGCTACACGGCCGACTCGATCACCCCGCTTCGCCCCGAGAGCCTCGAGTCGCTGCAGCCCGGCACGAGCGTGCTGCCCGCGTCGCCCGCGATGCCCGACGAGCTCGGGCCGCTGCTCGACGAGTGGGCACCGGCCTCCGGCACCCCCGGCCAGCGACTGCAGGGCATGATCTCGGGCCTGAAGGCCACGGGGTTCGTGAGCCACGGCACCGAGGACGAGGAGTTCAGTCGTTCGGGGCACTCGCTCGACCGGATCATCGAACTCGCCGAGGAGCGGCCCATGCTCGGCGACGGCGAGCAGTACGCGGTGGCCGCCGCGCTCATGGCCCGCGAGATCGGCTTCCCGGCGCGCACGGTCGTGGGCTACCTCTCCGACCCCGAGGAGCCACAGGTCGGCGCCGGCGAGGCCGTCGTCTTCGAGCGCGACGACCTCCAGGCCTGGATCGAGGTGCAGACCGCGGAGGGGGAGTGGGTGCCGATCGACCCGAATCCCACGCCACGCGAGATCCCCGAGCGCGAGCCCGACCAGCCCACCGTCGTGTCCCGGCCGCAGTCGGCGCTGCCGCCGCCCGCCGAGCGGACGCCGGTCGACGACCTCGATCCCGATCCCGACCTCACGCTCGACCAGCCCGATCAGGGGATCGAGCCGTGGGTCGAGGCGCTGCTCGCGGCGCTCGCCGTCGCCGGCTTCGTGCTCCTCGGCCTCGCCGTGCTCGTGAGCCCGTTCCTCGCCATCATCGTCGCCAAGCTCCGGCGCCGGCGCCTCCGCCGGCGGGCGCCCACCCCGGTGGAGCGCATCGAGGGCGGCTGGCAGGAGTTCGCGGACTCCGCCGCAGACTACGGATACCCGATCCGCCAGAACGCGACCCGGGCCGAGCAGGCGGCCACCGTGGGCGGACTCGGTCCGCTCGTGCTCGCCTCCGTCGTCGACCGGGCGGTCTACGCGCCCGACGGGCCGGCCGACGGCGACGACGAGCGCGTGTGGGACACGGTCGACGAGCTGCAGGAACGACTCGGCGCGCCGCGCACCCGCCGCGACCGGCTCCGCGCCGCGATCTCGCTGAACTCGCTGGCCGGGTACGCTGTGACGCGGAGAGGAGCCAGGCCGTGA
- a CDS encoding DUF58 domain-containing protein: MTFTQTRTSIPEEAKREGLLAVVIGRAVRGIVAAAGVVRDWARAVQGVVTPLGWAVVAGAVAALAVGYTWGWVEFIAIGWGLVLLVGVASVWLIGRGASTIELMLPTPRVVVGEQAQARLIAANPGRRRFGGVQLEVPVGNRVVERVLPGLPRGGAFDDQFRIPTERRGIVPVGPARTVRADPIGLMRREIVWSQSVDLHVHPRTIAIGTLSTGFIRDLEGSPTRDLTASDIAFHALREYVPGDDRRFIHWKSSAKTGTFMVRQFEETRRSRLMVLLDLEPGAYADDEEFELAVSAAASLGARAIRDARTVSFVVSGRGRVGTRGSGMRELPTVSRDRLLDALCVVERDDAAVLLPDVARAATESLPGVSLAFLITGTARGAGTLRAASSRLPAGVEAIAVQCSPGGEASARTVAGLTVFGIGYLEDLRAMLARSASVA; encoded by the coding sequence GTGACGTTCACCCAGACCCGCACGTCGATCCCCGAGGAGGCGAAGAGAGAGGGACTCCTCGCGGTCGTCATCGGACGCGCCGTCCGCGGCATCGTGGCGGCGGCCGGGGTCGTCCGGGACTGGGCGCGCGCCGTGCAGGGCGTCGTCACGCCGCTCGGCTGGGCGGTCGTCGCCGGCGCGGTCGCGGCGCTCGCCGTCGGATACACCTGGGGCTGGGTCGAGTTCATCGCCATCGGGTGGGGGCTCGTGCTGCTCGTCGGCGTGGCATCCGTCTGGCTCATCGGCCGCGGCGCGTCGACCATCGAGCTCATGCTGCCCACCCCGCGCGTGGTCGTCGGCGAGCAGGCGCAGGCGCGCCTCATCGCGGCGAACCCCGGGCGACGTCGCTTCGGCGGGGTGCAGCTCGAGGTGCCGGTCGGGAACAGGGTCGTCGAGCGCGTGCTGCCCGGGCTCCCGCGCGGCGGGGCGTTCGACGACCAGTTCCGCATCCCCACCGAGCGACGCGGCATCGTGCCCGTCGGGCCCGCGCGCACGGTGCGCGCCGATCCCATCGGCCTCATGCGCCGTGAGATCGTGTGGTCGCAGTCGGTCGACCTGCACGTGCATCCGCGCACGATCGCGATCGGCACGCTCAGCACGGGCTTCATCCGCGACCTCGAGGGGTCGCCCACTCGCGACCTCACCGCGAGCGACATCGCGTTCCACGCGCTGCGCGAGTACGTGCCCGGCGACGACCGCCGGTTCATCCATTGGAAGAGCTCGGCGAAGACGGGCACCTTCATGGTGCGCCAGTTCGAGGAGACCCGGCGCAGCCGGCTCATGGTGCTGCTGGACCTCGAACCCGGCGCCTACGCCGACGACGAGGAGTTCGAGCTCGCGGTGAGCGCCGCGGCATCCCTCGGCGCCCGGGCCATCCGCGACGCACGCACGGTGTCGTTCGTCGTCTCCGGGCGCGGCCGCGTGGGCACGCGCGGCAGCGGGATGCGCGAGCTGCCGACCGTGTCGCGCGACCGGCTGCTCGATGCCCTCTGCGTCGTCGAACGCGACGACGCCGCGGTCCTGCTGCCCGACGTCGCGCGTGCGGCCACCGAGTCGCTTCCCGGCGTCTCGCTCGCCTTCCTCATCACCGGCACGGCCCGCGGCGCCGGAACGCTGCGCGCGGCGTCATCGCGGCTGCCGGCCGGCGTCGAGGCGATCGCGGTGCAGTGCTCGCCCGGCGGTGAGGCCTCCGCTCGGACGGTCGCGGGCCTGACCGTGTTCGGCATCGGGTACCTCGAGGACCTCCGCGCGATGCTCGCCAGATCGGCGTCGGTCGCATGA
- a CDS encoding AAA family ATPase — protein MTMTPEEATRFAANLDRLVGAVEEVLLGKNRVVRLAFTAFLSEGHLLLDDVPGTGKTSLARAMAQSVAGSSNRVQFTPDLLPGDITGVTVYDQRSGVFEFHAGPVFANIILADEINRASPKTQSALLEVMEEGQVTVDGQTHPVGHPFMVIATQNPVEQAGTYRLPEAQLDRFLMKSSIGYPDHASTIRILEGADQRAHDHRVDAQLSADEIVEMAALARTVYVDPTIHDYVSRLVDATRTAREVRLGVSVRGALALIRAAKTHAAGRGRHYVVPDDVKALAEPVLAHRLILDPEAEFDGVTTSNMISQVLIETPPPSSRQAV, from the coding sequence ATGACGATGACCCCCGAGGAGGCGACGCGGTTCGCCGCGAACCTCGACCGACTCGTCGGTGCGGTCGAGGAGGTGCTCCTCGGCAAGAACCGGGTCGTGCGCCTGGCGTTCACCGCGTTCCTCAGCGAGGGCCACCTGCTGCTCGACGACGTGCCCGGCACCGGCAAGACGTCCCTCGCCCGCGCGATGGCGCAGTCGGTCGCCGGCTCGAGCAACCGGGTGCAGTTCACGCCCGACCTGCTCCCCGGCGACATCACGGGCGTGACGGTCTACGACCAGCGCAGCGGCGTCTTCGAGTTCCACGCGGGTCCCGTCTTCGCGAACATCATCCTCGCCGACGAGATCAACCGCGCCAGCCCGAAGACGCAGTCCGCGCTCCTCGAGGTCATGGAGGAGGGACAGGTCACCGTCGACGGGCAGACGCACCCCGTGGGGCATCCGTTCATGGTGATCGCGACCCAGAACCCCGTGGAGCAGGCCGGAACGTACCGGCTGCCCGAGGCGCAGCTCGACCGGTTCCTCATGAAGTCGTCGATCGGCTACCCCGACCACGCCTCGACCATCCGCATCCTCGAGGGCGCCGACCAGCGCGCCCACGACCACCGCGTCGACGCGCAGCTCAGCGCCGACGAGATCGTCGAGATGGCCGCGCTCGCGCGCACCGTCTACGTCGACCCGACCATCCACGACTACGTCTCGCGCCTCGTCGACGCCACCCGCACCGCGCGCGAGGTGCGGCTCGGCGTGAGCGTCCGCGGCGCCCTGGCCCTCATCCGCGCGGCGAAGACGCACGCCGCCGGACGCGGCCGCCACTACGTGGTGCCCGACGACGTGAAGGCGCTCGCCGAGCCCGTGCTCGCGCACCGGCTGATCCTCGACCCCGAGGCGGAGTTCGACGGGGTGACGACGTCGAACATGATCTCGCAGGTGCTCATCGAGACCCCGCCGCCGTCCAGCAGGCAGGCCGTGTGA